In Mycolicibacterium aubagnense, the DNA window GAGTTGGTGATGACGTATGACGGGCGACCGTTCTACACCGTGAGCATCATGGAATTCTCGGGTACCGAGGTTGTGCGCGAGACCCAGTACTTCACTGAAGCATTCGAGCCTGGTCCATCCCGCGCCCAATGGGTCGAAAGAATGTGATGCCAACTTGATGAGGAGACGTTCATGACGACACCAACGCCCGAAGGCACCGTCACTGTCGCCGAGAGCGGCGCGGGGACCTACACGCAGGAGATCATCGCCGGTGGGCACCGGTTGATCGCCGACGAGCCACGGCCGTTCGGCGACGACGCCGGCCCGTCACCCTATGACCTGCTGCTGTCCGCGTTGGGCGCCTGCACCTCGATGACGGTGCGGATGTACGCCGACAAGAAGGGGCTGCCGCTCGAGCAGGTCCGAGTATCGTTGCGCCACTCTCGGATTCATGCCAAGGACTGCGCTGAGTGCGAAACCCGGGAGGGCATGATCGACCACATCGACCGCGATATCGAACTGGTCGGCGACCTCGATGATGACCAACGGGAGAAGCTGCTGGCCATCGCGGAACGCTGCCCCGTGCACCGGACCCTGACCTCGGCGGTGCACGTCTCCACGACGTTGCGGCGGCCCTAGCTCGCCGCCTGCGCGATGATCTGGTCGACTTCCGTTGCGCGGACGGCCATCTCGGCGTGCGCCTTGTCGAGGGCCTCGGCCTGATCCTCATCGGCCTTCATCAGCGCCTCGATATCGAGCCCGGCCATGTCGAGGACGCCCATGTCCGCGAACGCACCCTGCACCTTGGGACCCCACAACCCGATGTCCTTGACGATCGGCACGATGCGGCTGAACAGGTGCGCGCGGAACTGCTTCATCATGGGTGACGACGTGTCGACCCACTCGGCGCACGCCTTGACGTCGAGGCCGAGGGTCTCGAAAACCTCCTCGCCACGGAATCGGTCACGCATCAGATAGCAGGCGTCCACGACGAACTCTTCACGCTCGTCCCGCTCCGCTTCGGTCAGCTCGGAGTAGTAGTCCTTCAACGAGATTCGGCCGAAAGCAACGTGCCGCGCCTCGTCCTGCATGACGTACGCCAGCACCTGCTTGGCCAGCGAGCCCGGAGCCGCCAAGTCACGCAGTGTCCCGAAGGCGGCAAGTGCGAGACCTTCGATGAGGACCTGCATGCCGAGGTAGGGCATGTCCCAGCGTGAGTCGCGCAGGGTGTCCCCCAGCAGTGCGGTCAGGCTCTTGTTGACCGGGTAGACCAGTTCGACCTTCTCCTGCAGGAATCGGGAGAACGCCTCGACGTGCCGAGCCTCGTCCATGGTCTGGGTCGCCGCGTAGAACTTCGCGTCCAGATCCGGGACCACCTCGACGATCTTGGCCGCACACACCATCGCGCCCTGCTCGCCATGGAGGAATTGCGAGAACTGCCAGGCCTGGGAGTGATGGCGCATCTCGGCTCGGCGCGATGCGTCGGCGGCGTCCCACATCGGGCTACCGAACAGTGGGTGGAACTCGTCGGGCAGGCCGATCGGGTTCATCGGATCGACGTCCTGCGACCAGTCGATGCGCGACTGCGCGTCCCACTGCTTGTCCTTGCCCTTCTGGTACAGGGACAGCAGGCGCGCCCGGCCGTCGTCATACTCCCAGGTGAAGCGCGCGTCGCCGCCACTGGCGGTGTCCCACGAGTACGGCTCGGGCACCTCGGTGTACTTATCCTTCGTGGTCACGAGCGGCCGCCTCTCTGCGCGCATATGTCCGGACGGAAATATGACCTGTCTCACAGTGCGCCGCGGGCGGCCAAGCCGTCAACTACCGGGCGGGCGTTTCTCGATGAAGGCCAGCACGCCTTCCAGCGCGCTCGGATCCATCATGTTGCACGCCATGGTCGTTCCGGCGTCCGCATAGGCAGCTTCGATCCCGACTTCGAGCTGTCGGTAGAACAACGACTTTCCCATCGCGACGGCGACGACGGGTTTGGCGACGATGCTCGCGACAATCGCCTCGACCTCGTCGTCGAGCGCCTCTGGGGCCGCCACCCTGTTGACCAAACCCAGCACTTTGGCCTCGTCCGCGGAGATGAACTCGCCGGTGACGAGCATCTCGAACGCGGCCTTCCGCGGCACATTGCGCGACAACGCGACTCCCGGTGTCGCACAGAACAATCCAACGTTGATCCCACTGACCGCGAAGCGCGCCTCGGCGCTCGCCACCGCGAGGTCGCACATCGCGACGAGCTGACAACCGGCCGCGGTCGCCAGACCGTGAACCCGTGCGATCACCGGGACCGGCAGCCGCTGGATCGCGAGCATCACGTCGGTGCACTGGGCGAACAGTTTCTGGTAGTACTCGAGTGACGGCTCGGCGCGCATCTCCTTGAGGTCGTGGCCGGCGCAAAAAGCCTTGCCGGATGCCCCGAGGACGACGGCCCGCACCGTCCCGTCGTCGGCCAGGGCGCCAAAGCTCTCCCCCAGCTCGGAGAGCATCGCCTCGGACAGCGCGTTGAAGGCTTGCGGACGGTTCAGCGTCAAGGTCACGACGCCACGGTCGTCACGGTCGTGGCGCAACAGCGGTTCGCTCATCGTCGGACGCTAGCACCGAACTTCCGAACCCGGCCGGCGCGTCCGCCGATCGGCGCAGAAGACTTATTTCTGCCAACCGTGCATCAAATCCTGCCGATCGGAATGATCCTGCCGCACAACCAGTTTCAACCATCAGAGCACCACAACAACCGAAGAAGGGGTTCACAATGAAGAAGTTCGGCTTTGCCACTCTGATCGCTTCGAGCATGACCGCCGCCGTCCTGGGTCTGGCCGTTCCCGCTCAGGCCACCACCGGAACCCCCATCGGTCCGCACTACAGCGTCGACAACCACGACAACGTCAACACCACCAACGGGTTCTACGACCAGGCGTTCTGACCCGAAAACCGCAAACCCAAAAGCGCCCCCGGCCCAACAGGACCGGGGGCGCTTCGTTGCGACTACCTAATGGGCGTGACCGTGGTGGCCGTCAGGGGTAGCGGGTTACTGCCGCCTCAATAGCTGCCAATCGACAGCGCGCACGGCCGGGACGCCCATAGTGTTGAACGCGCAATCGCAAGTGCCGTAGTGACCTACTGCGGCGAGAGAACGGGGGCGGGATCATGCGAAAACAACTTGCAACAGGAATCGGGGTGGCGGTGGTGCTCGCCGGCGGCTTTGTCGGCGCATCGCCGGCTCACGCGGACGATCAGTCATTTCTCAACGAACTCCGGGCCGACAACTTCCCGGGTTTGTCGTTCGCGGGCCAGCAGATGCCCGACGGGGCCGTCGTGGCACAAGGCTATATGGCCTGCAATCGGTTGCATTTGGGGCAATCAGCCGATGACTTGATTGCACAAGTCAACCCTGGCGATGCCAACATCGGCCGAATGCTGGTACATGCCGCGCAACGCAACCTGTGCCCCGACACACTATGACGGTCACCCAATAACGTTGTAGCGCAACGGCTTAATCACCGGGGTGTTCTCGTCGCACTTACTGTGAGGGCTATGCACGCAAATCGACGAGATTCCGTGCATACCCCTCACAGCCGCGTGGACGGAAACACCCCCGGCCCAACAGGACCGGGGGCGTTTCGTCTAGCTACTCCTAGTGGGCGTGACCGTGGTGGCCGTGCCCGTGATCGGCTTCCTCAGCCGGCTTTTCGACGATGGCCGTCTCGGTCGTCAGGATCATCCGTGCCACAGAGGCCGCGTTGAGCACCGCGGACCGGGTCACCTTGGCCGGGTCGACGACACCGTCGGCCAGCAGGTCACCGTAGGTCAGGGTGGCGGCGTTGAAACCGTGGCCGACGGGCAGCTCGGCCACCTTGTTCACCACGACCGGGCCGTCGAGGCCGGCGTTGGTGGCAATCCAGTACAGCGGGGCCGACAGCGCCGAGGAGAAGACCTCGAGGCCGAGCAGCTCGTCGCCGGACAGCGAGCCACGCAGGCCGTCCAGCGCGGTGCGAGCGTGGACCAAAGCGGCGCCACCACCGGTGACGATGCCCTCTTCCACCGCGGCCTTGGCGGCAGCGACGGCGTCCTCGACGGCTTCCTTGCGCTTCTTCAGGTCGGTCTCGGTGGCTGCGCCGACCTTGATGACGGCCAC includes these proteins:
- a CDS encoding OsmC family protein; this translates as MTTPTPEGTVTVAESGAGTYTQEIIAGGHRLIADEPRPFGDDAGPSPYDLLLSALGACTSMTVRMYADKKGLPLEQVRVSLRHSRIHAKDCAECETREGMIDHIDRDIELVGDLDDDQREKLLAIAERCPVHRTLTSAVHVSTTLRRP
- a CDS encoding ferritin-like domain-containing protein; the encoded protein is MTTKDKYTEVPEPYSWDTASGGDARFTWEYDDGRARLLSLYQKGKDKQWDAQSRIDWSQDVDPMNPIGLPDEFHPLFGSPMWDAADASRRAEMRHHSQAWQFSQFLHGEQGAMVCAAKIVEVVPDLDAKFYAATQTMDEARHVEAFSRFLQEKVELVYPVNKSLTALLGDTLRDSRWDMPYLGMQVLIEGLALAAFGTLRDLAAPGSLAKQVLAYVMQDEARHVAFGRISLKDYYSELTEAERDEREEFVVDACYLMRDRFRGEEVFETLGLDVKACAEWVDTSSPMMKQFRAHLFSRIVPIVKDIGLWGPKVQGAFADMGVLDMAGLDIEALMKADEDQAEALDKAHAEMAVRATEVDQIIAQAAS
- a CDS encoding enoyl-CoA hydratase yields the protein MSEPLLRHDRDDRGVVTLTLNRPQAFNALSEAMLSELGESFGALADDGTVRAVVLGASGKAFCAGHDLKEMRAEPSLEYYQKLFAQCTDVMLAIQRLPVPVIARVHGLATAAGCQLVAMCDLAVASAEARFAVSGINVGLFCATPGVALSRNVPRKAAFEMLVTGEFISADEAKVLGLVNRVAAPEALDDEVEAIVASIVAKPVVAVAMGKSLFYRQLEVGIEAAYADAGTTMACNMMDPSALEGVLAFIEKRPPGS
- a CDS encoding DUF732 domain-containing protein translates to MAVVLAGGFVGASPAHADDQSFLNELRADNFPGLSFAGQQMPDGAVVAQGYMACNRLHLGQSADDLIAQVNPGDANIGRMLVHAAQRNLCPDTL